Genomic window (Deltaproteobacteria bacterium):
TGGTCGGGTTAACCAGGAAATCGGCCCCTTTCACAACCTGGTCTCTGACCAGGCCTGAAAAAAGAGACTCGTAGCAGATTAAAACACCGATCCGTTCTTCTCCAAACTCAATCAAGCGACTTTTTTCTCCACCGAAGTAATCTCCGACAGCTTGAGTAATCTTGCCCAAAAATGGAAAGAATCGCTTCAAAGGCACAAACTCACCGTAAGGAACCAGGCGCACCTTGTCATAGTAACCCTTAACTTCGCCGTGCCGGTCAACCAGATAGACCCGATTGTAGTACTTCTCGTCATCTCCGTATTCTTCATAAGCTGGCGAACCAAAAAGTAATGGCTTCCCGACCCGCTTAACCAGAGCCTTTAGCCAGGTCGTTCCCCCCTGCTCCTTCAGAAAGAAAAACGGCGTCGCGGCCTCGGGCCAGATGATTAACCAGGGGTTTTCCTCGGCCGCGCGCAGGGTGAGGTCCTGGTAAGTCTTCAAGATACTGACCCGATAGACCGGGTCCCATTTATGCAACTGGTCAATATTTCCCTGGGCTATGGCCACCTTATGGCTTGGAGCCGCTGCGATCAAATCCTTGACCACAGCCAGTCGAAAATGGCCGTAACCCCATAGTCCGCACAAGGCGATTAAAATAACGGCCCCCCGGATCAGAACGGCTTTTAAATCTCCTGCCTGCCACCGAAGGACCAAGGCAAAAAGGCTCAAGTTGACCGCAACGACAATGAAAGTCAACCCGCCCGTACCAACTATATCGGAAAACTGTACCAAAGACAAGGAGGCCATCAATGCCGCTCCTAAGGGTTCCCAGGGAAGACCGCTTAGAAATATCCCTTTCAGGTATTCCAGGCCGGTATAAATGACCGCACCCGCCAGCACCCATGACAAGCCGCCAGGGGCCGCTTTAAGACCTTTTTCACACAGCGAGAGGCCCAGCATAAAAAGAGCTGGATAAAGAGAGATATAACCCACGAGCAGAAAAAAAACAGGCAGCGCCACCACTAGATGTAAGCCGCCGTAAAAGGTCAGAACTTTAACCAGCCAGTAAAGCAGGGTCCCGGCGTGGACCAGACCGGTCAGATAGCCGAAACCGAAGGCAGACTTGAGCTCTCGGCCCTGGCAGGCAAAAAGCAAAGGTATCAGCCCCACAAAAATCAAGGGCCAAAGGCTGGGTCGCGGGAAAGCAAGGGAAAGCAAAACTCCAGAGGAGATGGCCAGAAAATAAAACACCAGATCGTGCGATCGGCCCCGCGCTGAACCGAGCGCGCGGCTGAAGGTTGAAAGGCCTGGCATTGATCAGGAATTCCCGGAATTTAATATATCGGTATGATCAAGGCACTTGATCTCGACCTGACTGATTTTGCGTTCATCGCCCGAACGGATGGTCATAAGCAGATCTTGGAACTCGATCTGCTCCTTCACTTCAGGGACCTTGCCCAACAAATCAATAATAAACCCGCCCACGGAGTCATAGTTTCCTTCTGGAAGTTCGATGTTCAGAAACTCTGATAGCTCCTCGAGGTGGAGACGGGCGTCAACAAGGACGGTATCATTGCTGAGGCGAATAATCCTTTGATCCTCAGTGTCATACTCATCTTGAATTTCACCAACGATTTCCTCAATGATGTCTTCAAGAGTGATAAGACCGGCGGTGCCTCCATATTCATCCAGAACAACAGCCATGTGGGTCTTTCGGGTTCGAAATTCTGCCAGGAGTTCTCCTATTTTTTTAACCTCAGGGATAAAGTAAGGCTGCCGCAGGAGGTTCTTGGACAAAGCCTCATCCGGTGGAGACCCCCAGCGGTCCAGAAGGTTCTTAACATGAAGAATACCCACAATATGGTCAATATCCTTTTGATAAACTGGCAGGCGGGAGTGTCCGTGCTGGCGAGATAACTGGATGACTTCGCTTAGAGTGGCGTCTTGAGAAGCTGCTACCACATCGGTGCGAGGGATCATGATCTCCCTGACTATGGTGTCACCGAAATCAAAGATACTCTGGATCATCTCGCCTTCCTTTGAGGTGATCACACCTTTTTCAGCGCCTTCGTCAATGAGCTCCTGAACGTCCTCCTCAAATTTAGTAGCGGCGCGATTCGGATCACGACGCCCAAAAAGGGTTTTAATCTTAGCGATTAATCGGTGTGATGGGCCTTCGTCCAATCGAAATCAACCTCCTTTCAGCCGGTATCAGCGGCGCTAGAGTAATAATTAGGTCGTGGTTTGTATGACCACGGTCTGCTCCAAAGAGACACCATAACGCCGGATTTTTTCCTCGAGTTCTGCTGGTTTTAACCCGAGAATCTCAGCGGCCTGTTCCGTTTGCCCGTCAGTCTTGGCCAGAGCTTTACGAATCAGGTCCTTTTCCACCTCAATCACCGAGTCAGGAGACCTCTCTCCGACTCCGGCTTTAAAGGCCTGGGCGGCCAGCCGCAGCTCCAGAGGAAGATCTTCAACCATAATCCGGTTTCCCTGATGAAACATCGTGACGCGCTCGATCACGTTTTTCAATTCACCCGCGTTTCCAGGCCAGTAGTAAGCTCGCAGACAATCAGCCGCTGCCGGGTCCATCTCTGGAGACGGGTGCCCCTCGGTTCTGGCCACCTCGGCCAGAAAATGTTTGGCCAGAAGGATCACGTCTTCACCCAGCTCCCTTAAAGGGTAGGTCGCCAGTATGACTTCAGAGATCCGATCATAAAGGTCTGCCCGGAATTGATTTTTTTCAACCAGGGTTTTCAGGTCTGCGGTGCTGGAGGTGATGGCCCTGAAGTTGATCGGCCGCGGCCGTGTGGAACCGACACGATAAACAATGCCTTCCTCAATGGTCCGAAGCAAATAGGCCTGATCTGATAATGGCAAGTGATTGATATTGTGAAGAAAGACAGTACCACCCTCAGCCTCTTCCAGAAGCCCCGGCCAGTCATCTTCACCAGCCGTCCCGGCCTCCTGACCGAATAACTCACGGCTAATACTGTTCGGCGGAATCGAGGCGCAGTTGATGTAGACAAATGGATATTTTTTACGGGGGCTTAAGGAATGAATCAGCTTGGCCAGGACTTCCTTGCCTGTACCTGCCTCACCCTCGACCAGGATTCTGTCATCCGTCTGCGCCACCTGAGCCGTCATGGCCCGCAACGCCTTGACCTGCTCGTGTTCACCAATGAGATGGATTCGCTCGCTAGCAGCCTCTTCCTCCTGAGCCGCTCGACGATTCAAGTCACGAATAAGCATTGCATTGACGATAGCCGGGCTGGCCAGGGCAGCCAGAGCGGTTAAAAAATTGAGGTCCTTTTCAGAATATTCACGGGTCTGACTTTCAATGTAAATCAGCCCCGGCGGCCCTTCCTTGATCTTAAGGGGAACAGTCAGGGACCGCAGAGGCTTATCATGCAGGATGCGGTTTCCGCCCCTGAAATCCAGTTCAGTCACCACGGTGGGCCAGATGACAGATTTACCCTTTTTAAGGACTCGATTGACCAGGGGCTGTGGCAGGACTATTTGTTGATCCTGGGGCTGAATTACCAGAGCGGTCAAATGATTCCAGTCCGCGCCTTCAGGCCAAAGCACGGCCACTCGATTGGCCTCGAAAAGCTTATCCAGGACATAAACAAGCTGCCTGACGACCCCAAACATCTTGGTGGTCTTGGCCAGGGCCGCGGCCACCTTGAATAAAGCGGCCATGGCTTTTCGATCCAATAAAGCCAGATTGGGTTCCCCGGTTCCTTCGATGAGACCTTCTGGATTCTCGTCAACCTCACCCACGAGGAACACCACGCCTCTTTTACCGACCGCCACATCCAGATCAGGGTCGAAAAGAAAGAGCTCGTCCCCGAGCCTGATTTCATCGTTTCTTTTAAGGAGCGTGGATTCTTGAATCCGAACCCCGTTGTGGAAGGTCCCGTTTGAGCTGTTTAAATCCTTGAGGCGGTATCCGTCCCCGCCTTTTTCAATCTCAGAATGAAACCGTGAGACGGCGCGACCAAAGATGATAAGGTCACATTCAGGTGATCGGCCCAGGACGGCCCGCTCCTTAATCTCAAAACGGAAACCCAGTCTATCTTCACGAGAAGCGAAAAGAAAAGGCATACGTTAAATCAGAGGCAATAATAAAGATGTGATGAAAAATATTTTTAACTCCAGGGATACGATCCATTCCCCTATTATGTTAATTTGCCATAAAAGTTAACTTCTGTCAATAACATTACTTATAACTGTAACTTGCCAGGATTAACGCTGGCGGCGATCATGACTTCAAATCAACTAATGCGGCTAAAAATCAGTGGCACTTTTAGGACAAGATCATCGTGAGGGTTAAACAAGGCTGTTATTGGTTCGCCTTCAGTCAAAGACAAGGCCGCCGGTATTATACGGCCGTCAAAAAAATATTGCCCTTGACTGAATCGGGCTGAATATGGTAGCGACAACTAGCCGACTCGCAGGCTTAAAGGGATAAAAATGGCTGTAATCGCCCCGTTAAAGGGCATTGTTTACAATACTTCAACAGCAGGCAATCTCAGGGACCTGGTTGGGCCTCCTTACGATGTTGTAACCCCGAAGGAGCAAACCGCCTTTCACCAGGCGCATAAAAATAATGTGATGCACCTTATCCTTGGGGCTGGTCATCCTGATGACCAGAGCCCGTATGACTGGCACCAGCGCGCCGCCGCGACATTTAATCAGTGGCTCAAAGACGAAATCCTCATCCGGCAGGAACAGCCGGCTATTTATTATAAGGAATTAGATTTCACTGACCCGATGACCGGGCAGCGAAAGACGCGCCACGGGTTCGTAACCCTGCTCAAGCTAGAGGATTTCAATGAAAAGGCCAGGGTGCGGCCACATGAACGCACTTTTTCCTCCACCAAGGCCGAACGACTTGATCTCATGCTGAATGTGAATGCTAATTTAAGTCAAATCTTTGCGGTCTATTCGGATGAAGAGCGTGAGTCACCCCGGATATTTAAATCACAAATCGAGCGGGAGCCTGTGTTCGATTTCATGGACCCTGAGGGCCGCGGGCACCGGGTGTGGCCCATCACCGACCTGTCCGTCATTCAGACCTTGAGCAAATTCATGCTGGATAAAACCGTCTACATCGCAGACGGGCACCACCGATACGAAACCGCTCTTAACTACCGACGCATTAAAGCGGAGAGGGGAGTCAAATTCAGCCCACAGTCATCGCTTAACTACACCATGGTATATTTGTGCGCTATTTCCGACCCCGGACTGGCCATTCTCCCGGCTCACAGATTGATCAGCAACACCCTGAGTCTCTCCAAAAAAGAACTGGAAACTTCTCTGGAGCGTTTTTTTCACGTCCAAACCTTCTCTTATTCCCGGGTCGAAGAGCGTGCGACCCGGAGGGCCTTTTTACGCCAGCTTCAGAGGGAAGACCGTACCGGGAACGCCTTAGGCCTTTTCACTCATCTGGCTAAAACCTACTATCTTCTGAAACTCCGAAACGCGATCGCTAAAGAGACCTCTCTTGACGCATGGGCGCCGCCTCTAAGGAAGCTGGACACGGTGGTACTCACCGCCCTGGTACTCCAGGAAATTATAGGGCTTACAGAAAAAGGCCTTGATGATCCAAAGCGCATCACCTACACCAGCCGGGCCGGTGATGCCATCCGGCAAGTAAATGAAGGACAGGTCGAGATGGCCTGTATCCTCAACCCAACCCGCATCGAACATGTGCAGGCCGTGGCCGAGGCCGGTCTGATCATGCCTAGTAAATCAACTTACTTCTTCCCCAAGGTCATTACCGGCCTGATCTTCAACCTTCTCGATCCCTCTGAGGAGATCGAGGCGGCGCTTTAGGATCTTGAGCGGGTGCTGTCAGAGAATCAAAACTCCTCCGATCTGACTGCCGATACGATATACAAGGGAGCCTTAACCATCCTCCAGCCGCGGTCCGGCTACCGTTTTGCCTTTGACGCTCTTCTCCTGGCTGACTTCACACGGGTGAAGCCGGGGCAGCTGGCGGTGGACCTCGGTTCAGGGGTGGGGGTCGTGGCCCTGATCCTGGCCCGGCGGATGGCCCGCGGCCGGGTCCTGGCCGTTGAAATCCAGCCCCGACTGGCCGAGTGCGCCAGGTTGAATGTCAGGGCCAACCGCCTGGAGGCATTGGTCGAGGTCCTGGAACTGGACTGGTCGAAACTCACACCAGAACGAATTGGCGGGCCGGCCGCACACGTCATATGTAACCCCCCTTACCGGCGTCTTGGAACGGGCCGCATCAGTCCGGGCCAGGAGGAAGCCGCGGCGCGGCACGAATTGATAGGCAGTTTAGCCACTGCCGCCCGAGCAGCGGTCAGGCTGCTGGCGCCTGGCGGCCTTTTCACGGTCATTTACCCCGCCGCCAGGCTGGCGAGTCTTGCGGTTGAATTGCGTCAAATCGGCCTGGAGCCCAAACGACTGCGCCTGGTTTACAGCCGTCCCGGTGATAAGGCCCGCTTGGCCCTTATTGAAGCTCGTCTGGACGGAGGCGAGGAGATAGAGGTCTGCCCTCCATTGTATGTTTATCTGAAAGGAGATAAATATTCTGCCGAGATGGAAGCTATTCTTTCCGGGGAGGGGGTGTCAGGTCGGCGGATTTGATGATGCAGGCTCGACCCTGAAAATGATTTCCTGAACAAGCGGCGCTCCGACCGCCTTGTTTATCTTTTCGATAAATTCAGCCTTAGAGTAAGCCAGCCGGTCAATCCAGACCGAACTCTCCACGAAAACGGTCAGGCGTCCGCCCTGGATGGATTCGGGCCGGCAGCGAGCGGCAACGAATGACCCCACCGCCTCAGGCCAAACTTCAAACACCTTGCTCAATTCTCGGGCCAAACCCAGGAATCCGTGTTCCAGGGAAGAAGAAATGATCTGCCCGACCGGAGTCAGGTCGTCAGGCGAACGCCAAGGCATAAAAATAAAATAATCCTGTCTTTAGCTTCAGTCAGCCCCATGCCTGTTTTCTGGAATCAACCCGCTTTCAGCTAGCCTGAGGCCGGCCGGTTGAGCCCCAGACATTTATCTGCAAACTCACACCACTGGGCACAGCCCTGGCTGAGTTTCGGGTTGGGGAAAACATGCCCACACCCTGGACAGCGCCTCTGGGCATCGTCCTTCCAGAATTCTACCTGAGTATGACAATTCGGGCAAGTAATTTCAAAAATGTCGCCCGGCTTCCAGAACATCATATTCTGCCCGGGGCATTGTGTTTGAGACATCTTAACCTTCCTTTCATCCTGCTGGGATAAACTAAATCCTTCATGAAAAACGTTTGTATTACAGTTAGCTAGACCGCCAGCCTTTGTTCGTTCTCCCTGATCTCTTCCCCGCTAAAATCAAGCTTCACCGAATCCAGAGGAATGGATTTTCCGCTCCTGTTAAGGGCGCGCTGAACCAGATTGACCAGCCCTGAGCAGCAGGGGACCGTCATGTAAAGGATGGTAATCGCCTCCAGATTATTACTCCGAAAAATTTCCGCAAGCTTTTCTTCGTAAAAGGCCGCATCATCCAGCTTCGGACAGGCAATGATCAGGGTCCGGTCCTTGAGAAAGCTCTGGTGCAGGTTGGTCAGGGTAAAACCGGCGCAATCCGCGGCAATGAGAAGTTTAGCCCCTTCAAAATACGGCGCTTTGGTTGGAACCAGATGAAGCTGAATGGGCCAGTTGCCAAGGGCAGAGGCTGGAGCCGAACCGCTTGCCTGGTCTGCCGGAGCGAAATTCAGCTCGCGAGACATACTGCCAGGACAGCCGCAGGCAAGTTCTTCAGGATGAGACGCCATCTGTTCGGCCTTCTTTTGATCAAGATGAACCTCAACGGCTTTTTCATCAAACTCCCCGGCCTCTCTTTCAATAAGCTCGAGAGCGCCTTCGGGGCAGTTTAAACAGGCCCCCAACCCGTCACAATAGATATCGCTGACCAATTTAGCCTTG
Coding sequences:
- the lnt gene encoding apolipoprotein N-acyltransferase, with protein sequence MPGLSTFSRALGSARGRSHDLVFYFLAISSGVLLSLAFPRPSLWPLIFVGLIPLLFACQGRELKSAFGFGYLTGLVHAGTLLYWLVKVLTFYGGLHLVVALPVFFLLVGYISLYPALFMLGLSLCEKGLKAAPGGLSWVLAGAVIYTGLEYLKGIFLSGLPWEPLGAALMASLSLVQFSDIVGTGGLTFIVVAVNLSLFALVLRWQAGDLKAVLIRGAVILIALCGLWGYGHFRLAVVKDLIAAAPSHKVAIAQGNIDQLHKWDPVYRVSILKTYQDLTLRAAEENPWLIIWPEAATPFFFLKEQGGTTWLKALVKRVGKPLLFGSPAYEEYGDDEKYYNRVYLVDRHGEVKGYYDKVRLVPYGEFVPLKRFFPFLGKITQAVGDYFGGEKSRLIEFGEERIGVLICYESLFSGLVRDQVVKGADFLVNPTNDAWFGRTSAPHQLLHQSALRAVENRRPMIRAANTGISAIIWPTGEIKARLGSFEQGVVSGLVPRLSEKTVYTAIGDLIPQVCLVVAIIVIAAGIIRRRRDACGSENEV
- a CDS encoding HlyC/CorC family transporter, whose protein sequence is MIQSIFDFGDTIVREIMIPRTDVVAASQDATLSEVIQLSRQHGHSRLPVYQKDIDHIVGILHVKNLLDRWGSPPDEALSKNLLRQPYFIPEVKKIGELLAEFRTRKTHMAVVLDEYGGTAGLITLEDIIEEIVGEIQDEYDTEDQRIIRLSNDTVLVDARLHLEELSEFLNIELPEGNYDSVGGFIIDLLGKVPEVKEQIEFQDLLMTIRSGDERKISQVEIKCLDHTDILNSGNS
- a CDS encoding sigma 54-interacting transcriptional regulator, with protein sequence MPFLFASREDRLGFRFEIKERAVLGRSPECDLIIFGRAVSRFHSEIEKGGDGYRLKDLNSSNGTFHNGVRIQESTLLKRNDEIRLGDELFLFDPDLDVAVGKRGVVFLVGEVDENPEGLIEGTGEPNLALLDRKAMAALFKVAAALAKTTKMFGVVRQLVYVLDKLFEANRVAVLWPEGADWNHLTALVIQPQDQQIVLPQPLVNRVLKKGKSVIWPTVVTELDFRGGNRILHDKPLRSLTVPLKIKEGPPGLIYIESQTREYSEKDLNFLTALAALASPAIVNAMLIRDLNRRAAQEEEAASERIHLIGEHEQVKALRAMTAQVAQTDDRILVEGEAGTGKEVLAKLIHSLSPRKKYPFVYINCASIPPNSISRELFGQEAGTAGEDDWPGLLEEAEGGTVFLHNINHLPLSDQAYLLRTIEEGIVYRVGSTRPRPINFRAITSSTADLKTLVEKNQFRADLYDRISEVILATYPLRELGEDVILLAKHFLAEVARTEGHPSPEMDPAAADCLRAYYWPGNAGELKNVIERVTMFHQGNRIMVEDLPLELRLAAQAFKAGVGERSPDSVIEVEKDLIRKALAKTDGQTEQAAEILGLKPAELEEKIRRYGVSLEQTVVIQTTT
- a CDS encoding DUF1015 domain-containing protein, with product MAVIAPLKGIVYNTSTAGNLRDLVGPPYDVVTPKEQTAFHQAHKNNVMHLILGAGHPDDQSPYDWHQRAAATFNQWLKDEILIRQEQPAIYYKELDFTDPMTGQRKTRHGFVTLLKLEDFNEKARVRPHERTFSSTKAERLDLMLNVNANLSQIFAVYSDEERESPRIFKSQIEREPVFDFMDPEGRGHRVWPITDLSVIQTLSKFMLDKTVYIADGHHRYETALNYRRIKAERGVKFSPQSSLNYTMVYLCAISDPGLAILPAHRLISNTLSLSKKELETSLERFFHVQTFSYSRVEERATRRAFLRQLQREDRTGNALGLFTHLAKTYYLLKLRNAIAKETSLDAWAPPLRKLDTVVLTALVLQEIIGLTEKGLDDPKRITYTSRAGDAIRQVNEGQVEMACILNPTRIEHVQAVAEAGLIMPSKSTYFFPKVITGLIFNLLDPSEEIEAAL
- a CDS encoding methyltransferase; the protein is MLSENQNSSDLTADTIYKGALTILQPRSGYRFAFDALLLADFTRVKPGQLAVDLGSGVGVVALILARRMARGRVLAVEIQPRLAECARLNVRANRLEALVEVLELDWSKLTPERIGGPAAHVICNPPYRRLGTGRISPGQEEAAARHELIGSLATAARAAVRLLAPGGLFTVIYPAARLASLAVELRQIGLEPKRLRLVYSRPGDKARLALIEARLDGGEEIEVCPPLYVYLKGDKYSAEMEAILSGEGVSGRRI
- a CDS encoding DUF721 domain-containing protein produces the protein MPWRSPDDLTPVGQIISSSLEHGFLGLARELSKVFEVWPEAVGSFVAARCRPESIQGGRLTVFVESSVWIDRLAYSKAEFIEKINKAVGAPLVQEIIFRVEPASSNPPT
- a CDS encoding 4Fe-4S binding protein, translated to MSVRKIIHINEEKCTGCGDCVISCAEGALEIVDGKAKLVSDIYCDGLGACLNCPEGALELIEREAGEFDEKAVEVHLDQKKAEQMASHPEELACGCPGSMSRELNFAPADQASGSAPASALGNWPIQLHLVPTKAPYFEGAKLLIAADCAGFTLTNLHQSFLKDRTLIIACPKLDDAAFYEEKLAEIFRSNNLEAITILYMTVPCCSGLVNLVQRALNRSGKSIPLDSVKLDFSGEEIRENEQRLAV